From the Oikeobacillus pervagus genome, the window CATCCCAACGGAAATATATAAACTTGAACAGGCTCATCTAGAGAATATAGAAGACAATCTAGAGGAGAAAGATATTAGGGTTGAACCCGTTTTTTCACAAAATGAAATGAATGAACAGGGGGGAAGAGCTACGCAGCTTGAATTTATTGATGAGAAAATGGAAGAACAAATAGAGGACAAAGAAGTGGAAATAGTAGCAGACGTAGAGGAGAGAATGATAAAAGAAGAAAAGAAAGTGATCCATCATGAATTATTAACCTCGATGCTTTTGCAAATAGAAATGAAAAAACAATTACTTCCGCGATCGGATTATGAGGCGATGATCAAGTCCCACCTTCATACGAATTTACATGATCGAGATTATTTTATTTTTGCAAAAGTGTTACTCGCTTCCTATATGGAATCAGAAAATGAAGCTGAATTTCGCACTTTTACTCATGAGTTAGAAGAGAAATTTCGTACATATCCATTTATTATGAAAGAGATTGCGACCTTTAGGTTATTATTCATGAAAATAATGGATGATAAACAATAATTTTTGAATTTATCTAGTAAAGTATACTTATGATCAAAAAGGAAGAATGATATACTTTTGTCATGAATATAAAGACAGGTGAGGTATGAAAAATGAAAAAATCAGCGGAAATTAAAGGATTGCCCATTATAAGTATTATGGATGGAATTGAAATTGGGCGTGTAAAATCGTTAGTGATTAATCCGGACCAAGGAAGTGTCGACTTTTTCACAGTCGAGCATGAAGAATGGCAATATAGTGGAAAAGCGATCCCATTTCGGAAAGTAGTCGGAATTGGGGAATATGCCTTAACAGTAGAAAATGAGAATGCTGTAATTGATTTAAATGAAATTCCAATTGCAAATGATCTTTTTAATAAAAAAACAAAGATTGAAAATACAAGATTAATGACGAGAAAAGGGCAGTTAATCGGAGAGGCGAAAGAGTACTATATCGATGAGCAATCAGGGAAAATTGTTTCTATAGAAGTACAAATGAAAGAAGAGAAAGTATTATTGGAAACTGAATATGTTGTGACATACGGAAAGGATATTATCATCGTGGCGGAACAGGCGACGGAACATTTAGTAGGGACAAATATAACTGAAATGGAAAAGGATTTTAATAAGAGCCTTGAAGAAATTGAACGGAAACAAGATCAATTATTAGTGGGAAAAACGGTTGTAAAAGATATACAAGATCGTCATGGTGAAATCATTATCGCAAAAGATGCCGTTCTCACGGAAGAAAGTGTAAGA encodes:
- a CDS encoding PRC-barrel domain-containing protein yields the protein MKKSAEIKGLPIISIMDGIEIGRVKSLVINPDQGSVDFFTVEHEEWQYSGKAIPFRKVVGIGEYALTVENENAVIDLNEIPIANDLFNKKTKIENTRLMTRKGQLIGEAKEYYIDEQSGKIVSIEVQMKEEKVLLETEYVVTYGKDIIIVAEQATEHLVGTNITEMEKDFNKSLEEIERKQDQLLVGKTVVKDIQDRHGEIIIAKDAVLTEESVRKARLAGPEIFIELSMNIIE